DNA from Pirellulales bacterium:
CCGCGGCTTCAAGTTTGTTGGCCCCACGATCGTCTATGCCTGGATGCAAGCCGTGGGCATCGTCAACGATCACTCCATCAAATGTTTCCGGCGTGCGCAAGTCAAATGATAATGGCGTCGGTCGTGACCTGGCTCCCGAGTCTTGCCGAACGGATCATCGGGCCGACGATCTGAGAGCGGACGGTAGACCAATCCCTTAGATGGGGCCGCCGCGTCACATAGTCTGTTAACGTCAGGCCTATCAATAGCGCCAGCCACAAGATTCCCACCCCCACCGATAACCATATCAAACGCATGCTGCCAAGCAGGTGCATAAAAAATAGCGCCACCAGCAAGCCCTTGAAGGTAGCGATCGACAGGGCCACAGGCAGGTGCCACGGCCCCAAGTTCAGAAAGTGCGCCGCCGTCGTTGCCGCGGTCAGGCAGAGCAATGCGACCAAGACCACGGCATACCCGGCGATGGATCTTTGGGGATTGCTCATAGCACGACTCACACCAGATAAAGCAATGGGAAAAGAAAAATCCAGATCACGTCAACGAAGTGCCAATACAATCCAGTCACTTCGATAGCGGCGTAGTTATCCCGCGGCGGATGGCCAAACGCCTGGCGCATGACCAGCACCAGGATCACGCCCATGCCGATCGCCATATGTACGGCGTGCAAGCCTGTCATGGCGAAGTACAGCACGAAAAATAATTCGACCTGGGGCAACCAGGTTGCCGCGAATTGAAAGTGCGAGCCCGGCACCAGATGCTCGGTATAGTCCGTGTAATACTCGAAGGTCTTGATTCCCAGGAACAACGCGCCGGCGGCCACGGTCGCCAATAGCAGCAGACTTTGCCGCCGGCCTTGACTGTTTCGGGCGCGAGCGAATTTTCCCGCTCTTGGTCGTTCAGTTCCGTGCTGCGCTGCGCGCACGGCCAGGGCCATCGTAAAGCTGCTGCCGATGAGCACAGCGGTGTTGATGGTCCCCAGAACTACGTTCAGCTTATGGCTGCCGGCGGCAAATGCGTCGGGGTAAGCATGGCGATAGATCGCATAGCCGCAGAACATACCGCCGAAGAACATGACTTCGGTGATCAGAAAGGCCCAGATGCCCAAGCGCGCCGCGTCGCGCTGCTGGGCGATCGAGACAAATTGTGGCGAAACGATCGCCTGCTCACTGGACATGTTCTTTCTCCAGGCCCGCATAGGCATAGGGGCCGCACGTGACGATCGGCATAACTTCGAAGTTCTCCGTAGGTGGCGGCGACGATGTCTGCCATTCCAGCCCCGTCGCGTGCCAAGGGTTCGGGCCCGCCAGCCGGCCATACTTCAGCGACCACAACAGGTAGACCAACGGCAGCAGATAGCCAACCCCCAGAATCGACGCTCCGGCCGACGACATCACGTTCAGGACTTGAAACTCGGGTGGGTAGACGTGGTAGCGGCGGGGCATTCCCAAATAGCCCAGCACGAACTGCGGAAAGAACGTCAAATTGAAACCGACGAAGATGATCAACGCCGCCAGCCGGCCCCAACCCTCGGGGTACATGCGGCCCGTCATCTTCGGCCACCAGTAATGCAATCCGCCCATATACGCCATGACCATGCCGCCGACCATGATGTAATGGAAATGCGCGACCACGAAATACGTATCGTGTACATGCACGTCGACGGCCAGTGTGGCCAGGAACATCCCCGTCAGCCCTCCGATCGTAAACAGGCCGATGAAGCCAAGCGTGTACAGCATCGGCGTGCTGTAAATGATCCATCCCTGGTAGAGCGTGGCCGTCCAGTTGAACACTTTCACAGCCGAGGGAACGGCCACGGCAAAGCTGAGGATCGAAAACACGAGCGACGCGTAAACGGATTGCCCAGCCACAAACATGTGATGCCCCCACACCAGGAATCCCAGCACCGCGATGGCCATGCTCGAAATCGCGATAAAGCGGTAGCCGAAGATCGGCTTGCGGGCAAAACAGGTCACTAATTCGCTAATGACGCCCATGCCGGGCAGGATCATGATGTACACGGCCGGATGGGAATAGAACCAGAACAGATGTTGAAACAGCAGCGGGTCGCCCCCTAAAGCGGGATCGAAAATACCAAAGCCAAAGCCGCGCTCGAGCGCCACTAGCGCCAACACGATCGCCAGTACGGGCGTCCCTAGCATGATGATCAACGCGGTGGCATAGATCGACCAGATGAACAGCGGCAGCCGGAACCATGTCAACCCTGGCGCTCGCATGGTGTGGATCGTGACGATGAAATTCAAGGCCGTCAGAATCGACGAAAAGCCGACAATGAAGACACCAATGGCGGTGGCCATGACATGCGTGTTCGAGTACGTGCTGGTATACGGCGTGTAAAAGGTCCAGCCCGTATCGACGCCGCCGGAAAGAATCGCGGCAATCGTAAACGATCCTCCCAACAGAAAGATGTACCAGCTCAGCAAATTCAAACGCGGAAAAGCCAGATCCCGCGCGCCGATCATCAGCGGCACGACAAAATTGCCCAGCACGGCGGGTATCGAGGGAATAAGGAAGAAGAACACCATAATCACGCCGTGAATCGTAAACAGCTTGTTGTACGTCTCGGATTGCACCAGATCGGCTTCTGGAGTCATCAGATCGAGGCGAAACAGCACGGCGGCGGCGCCTCCCACGAAAAAGAACAGCGTGATCGAGATCAGGAACAGGATGGCGATACGCTTGTGATCGCGCGTCAAAAGCCACGAGCCGATGCTATATCCAGCGTTGAGATAGTGCTCCGACGGCTCCAAGATATGTTCTTTCATAGGCCACCCGTGTTGTCGCCGGCGCCCAGCGTTTTGATGTACTCGACCAGTTGCACCAGTTCTTCTTCACTGACCTGACCGGTAAAGCTCGGCATGATGGGTTCGTAACCGGCCACGATTTTCGTGCGGGGATTGAGAATCGATTCGCGCGTGTAATTGGCGTCAAATAGCACCGTACTGCCGTTGGACAACGCCACGGGGCGGCCAAAAGCGCCGGCCAACAGCGGAGCCCGGGCGCTCGAATCCGCGCGATGGCAGTTGGCGCAACCCAGCCGTCCAAACAACTCTTCACCCTGCGACCGCAACGAGGTGCTGCCGCCGGCCAGCCAACGCTGATAGTCGGCCGGCTCCATTACCACGACCCGACCTCCCATGCGCGCGTGGGAGGTGCCACAATATTCGGCGCAGAACAAATGGTACTCGCCCGTCTTGTTGGCCTCGAACCAGATCGTGACGTAGCGTCCGGGTAACACGTCGCGCTTGATGCGAAACGCCGGCACATAGAAGCTGTGGATCACATCCTGTGAAATCATCGTCAGCTTGACTGGCGTGCCGCGAGGCACGTGCAGCTCGTTGATCTCACGATTTCCCATAGGATGCTGCATCTTCCACATCCATTGCTTGCCGACGACATAGATATCGAGCGCTTCGGTAGGAGGGCGCATCTCGTCGATGTAAATCTGCGCGCCCCAAGCAAACAGTCCCAACGAGACCAGAAACGGCGCACCGGTCCACAGCAACTCGAGCGGCAAGTTCGACGTCACCGCCGGACCGCGATATGCCGACGAAGTGCGGCGATACTTGACCGCAAAAAAAATCACCAGCGAAAAGATCAAGATCGACAGTACCAAGGCCATGGCCACGAGCGCGAAATAGACATGGTCGACGCGCCGCGCCGCCTCGGCGGCTTGTTCCGGAAATAAGCGAAACGAACGATCCATCAGGGGACCTCCCCGAGGGAACGTGACGTTACGGCCGATTGTCCGGCACTGGTCGCCGCAGCGAGGGCGTGCAGCCCGCGTCGTTCGCGATGCAAAAGCCCTAGCACACCGGCAATCAGCCCCACGACCGTCAACACGCCCGCGGCGCGCATGACGTTCAGAATCGCCAGGCCATATTTTCCGGTGGCCGGGTCGTAGTGGTAGCAGAGGAGCAAGAACTGATCAGCCACGGTGCCGATATGGCCGGCCGACGCTTCGACCAG
Protein-coding regions in this window:
- the coxB gene encoding cytochrome c oxidase subunit II, whose translation is MDRSFRLFPEQAAEAARRVDHVYFALVAMALVLSILIFSLVIFFAVKYRRTSSAYRGPAVTSNLPLELLWTGAPFLVSLGLFAWGAQIYIDEMRPPTEALDIYVVGKQWMWKMQHPMGNREINELHVPRGTPVKLTMISQDVIHSFYVPAFRIKRDVLPGRYVTIWFEANKTGEYHLFCAEYCGTSHARMGGRVVVMEPADYQRWLAGGSTSLRSQGEELFGRLGCANCHRADSSARAPLLAGAFGRPVALSNGSTVLFDANYTRESILNPRTKIVAGYEPIMPSFTGQVSEEELVQLVEYIKTLGAGDNTGGL
- the ctaD gene encoding cytochrome c oxidase subunit I, giving the protein MKEHILEPSEHYLNAGYSIGSWLLTRDHKRIAILFLISITLFFFVGGAAAVLFRLDLMTPEADLVQSETYNKLFTIHGVIMVFFFLIPSIPAVLGNFVVPLMIGARDLAFPRLNLLSWYIFLLGGSFTIAAILSGGVDTGWTFYTPYTSTYSNTHVMATAIGVFIVGFSSILTALNFIVTIHTMRAPGLTWFRLPLFIWSIYATALIIMLGTPVLAIVLALVALERGFGFGIFDPALGGDPLLFQHLFWFYSHPAVYIMILPGMGVISELVTCFARKPIFGYRFIAISSMAIAVLGFLVWGHHMFVAGQSVYASLVFSILSFAVAVPSAVKVFNWTATLYQGWIIYSTPMLYTLGFIGLFTIGGLTGMFLATLAVDVHVHDTYFVVAHFHYIMVGGMVMAYMGGLHYWWPKMTGRMYPEGWGRLAALIIFVGFNLTFFPQFVLGYLGMPRRYHVYPPEFQVLNVMSSAGASILGVGYLLPLVYLLWSLKYGRLAGPNPWHATGLEWQTSSPPPTENFEVMPIVTCGPYAYAGLEKEHVQ
- a CDS encoding cytochrome c oxidase subunit 3 family protein, which encodes MSSEQAIVSPQFVSIAQQRDAARLGIWAFLITEVMFFGGMFCGYAIYRHAYPDAFAAGSHKLNVVLGTINTAVLIGSSFTMALAVRAAQHGTERPRAGKFARARNSQGRRQSLLLLATVAAGALFLGIKTFEYYTDYTEHLVPGSHFQFAATWLPQVELFFVLYFAMTGLHAVHMAIGMGVILVLVMRQAFGHPPRDNYAAIEVTGLYWHFVDVIWIFLFPLLYLV
- a CDS encoding cytochrome C oxidase subunit IV family protein translates to MSNPQRSIAGYAVVLVALLCLTAATTAAHFLNLGPWHLPVALSIATFKGLLVALFFMHLLGSMRLIWLSVGVGILWLALLIGLTLTDYVTRRPHLRDWSTVRSQIVGPMIRSARLGSQVTTDAIII